In the Paenibacillus sp. FSL H7-0357 genome, one interval contains:
- the galU gene encoding UTP--glucose-1-phosphate uridylyltransferase GalU — MKIRKAIIPAAGLGTRFLPATKAMPKEMLPIVDKPTIQYIVEEAVASGIEDIIIVTGKGKRAIEDHFDNSFELEFNLAEKQKWELLESVRKSSEMADIHYIRQKEPRGLGHAIWCARKFIGNEPFAVLLGDDIVEADKPCLRQMIEVYDQYKSSIVGVQPVPWEEVSRYGLVDGTPLAERVYKANRLVEKPKREDAPSNLAILGRYILTPRIFDLLGEQQVGVGGEIQLTDAIARLSEVERIIAYDFEGRRHDVGEKMGFIQTTIHYALQHEELKDGLLQYLEEVIQSQSQKVGK; from the coding sequence ATGAAGATTCGTAAAGCGATTATTCCCGCTGCCGGTCTCGGAACCCGCTTTTTACCCGCGACCAAAGCGATGCCCAAAGAAATGCTGCCGATTGTAGACAAACCAACGATTCAATATATTGTGGAGGAAGCTGTTGCTTCCGGCATTGAGGACATCATCATCGTGACGGGTAAAGGCAAGCGCGCGATTGAAGACCATTTCGACAACTCATTTGAGCTGGAGTTCAACCTGGCTGAGAAACAGAAGTGGGAGCTGCTGGAGTCTGTGCGCAAATCGTCCGAAATGGCTGACATTCACTATATCCGGCAAAAGGAACCGCGCGGACTAGGACATGCTATCTGGTGCGCCCGCAAATTCATCGGAAATGAACCGTTCGCTGTATTGCTCGGAGACGATATTGTTGAAGCGGACAAACCTTGCCTTAGACAGATGATTGAGGTTTACGATCAATATAAATCCTCCATAGTTGGAGTTCAGCCGGTGCCCTGGGAAGAGGTATCCCGATATGGTCTTGTAGATGGTACACCCTTGGCTGAACGTGTCTACAAAGCCAACCGGTTGGTAGAGAAACCGAAGCGTGAGGACGCACCGTCCAACCTGGCAATCTTGGGACGTTATATACTGACTCCGCGTATTTTCGATTTGCTGGGTGAACAGCAGGTAGGAGTAGGCGGTGAGATTCAGCTTACGGATGCCATTGCCCGTTTAAGCGAAGTGGAGCGGATCATCGCTTACGACTTTGAAGGCAGACGCCATGACGTCGGTGAGAAGATGGGTTTCATCCAGACAACGATCCACTATGCGCTTCAACATGAGGAGCTTAAGGACGGCTTGCTGCAGTACCTCGAGGAAGTGATCCAGAGCCAGTCTCAGAAAGTCGGTAAATGA
- a CDS encoding stalk domain-containing protein encodes MDKRKSKKALGREGRKRDRRYTFRGLCTMMLALVLLLTVLPATEVHAAEKAELQLTLKVGSPAATVNGKKITIKQPFMKNGTVMVPLGVFKKTFGSTVSLEPGDVVKVMYGRHTGTMVIGSSTAWKDGVKIKLAAPPHMVSGVLMVPLRFVAGVLDARVTSGSNGELVVSLVPSVTEEEAPGDSGIDSDVGKTRIGNSHFQWSMNYPPGLVVGDSGGNEGVATFMNSENQYYLEVHASPQENPADPEQLLDGLLRSAEEGGETILDRETYPNAVVPYARIVSKDSSGALWENRQYNAGGRLYELYLTDDNAANYKDFDKYAVLLNSFRPSFDPNDKSQRDLSTVKNGLQEGYNEDYGIALQVPADWSMDDQHLYYESKEGSYLRVKVTAAPSGSTLETWSKELEAQIRANYVDGAYTIKESTSAKVSGQPARVIESLLNPGSGWITKYQTLLLKNGHRYYVEYVAVAGQDEDKARFKDILSSIDIDFELIKENFGRLETDDYPVLYAKTVNKSSKIYGYSIHIPSLWTAVQDVFETQNVDYRFTGGRFQITVSPEGSAEYTVSQLQSYYQNTKNDPKGPQVERVEDITFAEVPATSLTVHQSKNGIPYRTQLIVFSKNERVYTLTVTLNDANATPEQQALIDKTLKSFVLAGEKK; translated from the coding sequence ATGGACAAGCGGAAGAGTAAAAAGGCACTGGGAAGAGAGGGGCGGAAGAGGGACCGCAGATATACTTTTCGTGGTCTATGTACAATGATGCTTGCTTTGGTGCTGCTGCTGACTGTACTCCCGGCCACAGAGGTGCACGCGGCGGAGAAGGCGGAGCTGCAGCTCACCCTTAAGGTCGGCAGTCCGGCTGCAACGGTGAATGGCAAAAAAATTACGATTAAGCAGCCTTTTATGAAGAATGGTACCGTCATGGTGCCGCTCGGCGTGTTCAAGAAAACATTTGGCAGCACAGTTTCCCTCGAACCCGGCGATGTGGTCAAGGTGATGTACGGACGGCATACGGGAACGATGGTGATAGGCAGCAGCACTGCCTGGAAGGATGGCGTCAAAATCAAACTTGCTGCACCGCCGCATATGGTCTCCGGGGTTTTGATGGTCCCGCTGAGGTTCGTGGCGGGAGTGCTGGACGCACGTGTAACTTCCGGCAGCAACGGTGAGCTGGTAGTGTCGCTTGTGCCATCGGTCACTGAAGAAGAGGCGCCCGGGGATAGCGGCATTGACAGCGATGTCGGTAAGACCCGGATAGGGAACAGCCATTTTCAGTGGAGCATGAATTATCCTCCCGGACTGGTGGTTGGCGACAGCGGCGGCAATGAAGGCGTGGCTACCTTTATGAATTCAGAGAATCAGTATTATCTGGAGGTTCATGCCTCACCGCAGGAGAATCCGGCAGACCCGGAACAATTGCTGGATGGGTTGCTCCGCTCGGCTGAAGAAGGCGGGGAAACGATTTTGGACCGGGAAACTTATCCGAATGCCGTTGTTCCCTACGCGCGAATTGTCAGCAAGGATTCCAGCGGCGCATTGTGGGAGAACAGGCAATATAATGCCGGTGGGAGACTGTATGAGCTGTATCTGACTGATGACAATGCAGCGAACTATAAGGATTTTGATAAATATGCCGTGCTGTTGAACTCCTTCCGGCCAAGCTTTGACCCGAATGATAAAAGCCAACGTGATCTCTCCACAGTAAAAAACGGGCTGCAAGAAGGGTACAATGAGGATTACGGTATTGCACTGCAGGTCCCTGCAGACTGGAGTATGGATGACCAGCATCTGTATTATGAGAGCAAAGAGGGGAGCTATTTGCGTGTAAAAGTGACAGCTGCTCCGTCCGGTTCTACGCTGGAAACCTGGAGCAAGGAGTTGGAGGCGCAGATTCGAGCCAACTATGTGGACGGGGCTTATACGATTAAAGAAAGCACGTCTGCAAAAGTTTCCGGTCAACCGGCGCGGGTCATTGAAAGTCTGCTGAATCCGGGCAGCGGCTGGATTACGAAATATCAAACCCTGCTGTTGAAGAATGGGCACCGCTATTACGTAGAATATGTAGCAGTTGCCGGTCAGGATGAGGACAAGGCACGGTTCAAGGATATTTTAAGCTCAATCGATATTGATTTTGAATTAATAAAAGAGAACTTCGGGCGGCTGGAAACTGATGACTATCCGGTACTTTACGCTAAAACAGTCAACAAAAGCTCCAAAATCTATGGCTACAGCATTCATATTCCGTCATTATGGACAGCGGTCCAGGATGTCTTTGAAACCCAGAACGTAGATTACCGCTTCACCGGAGGGCGTTTCCAAATCACTGTGAGCCCCGAAGGTTCGGCCGAGTACACTGTGAGCCAGCTCCAAAGCTACTATCAGAACACGAAGAATGACCCCAAAGGCCCGCAGGTCGAACGTGTGGAGGACATCACCTTTGCCGAAGTTCCAGCCACAAGCCTTACTGTGCACCAGAGCAAAAATGGTATTCCTTACCGCACCCAGCTCATCGTTTTCAGCAAAAATGAACGGGTCTATACTCTCACTGTCACGCTAAACGACGCCAACGCAACGCCTGAACAGCAGGCTCTTATAGACAAGACGCTGAAGTCTTTTGTGTTGGCGGGGGAGAAAAAATAG
- the uvrA gene encoding excinuclease ABC subunit UvrA → MANENIVIKGARAHNLKNIDVTIPRDRFVVLTGLSGSGKSSLAFDTIYAEGQRRYVESLSAYARQFLGQMEKPDVDSIDGLSPAISIDQKTTSRNPRSTVGTVTEIYDYLRLLFARVGHPHCPDHGIEITSQTVEQMVDRIMQYPEKTRLQILAPVISGRKGEHKGLFSDISKQGFVRVRVDGELREVTEDIQLEKNKKHTIEVVVDRIVIKDDMETRLTDSLETALKLSGGQILVDVIGQEELLFSSNFACPVCGFSIEELAPRMFSFNSPFGACPECDGLGMNMVVDPDLLIPDSEKSIEEGAFLAWTGSTSNYYPQFLKSVCEHFKIPQNVPVSSLTPEHMNKLLHGTGSEKIRFRYENDFGQKKDALVAFEGIIPNLERRYRDTASDGIREFIEGFMSAKPCNVCKGKRLKKEILAVTINEQNVADVTDLSIGDCLNFFDNLVLSEKETAIAHLILKEISSRLGFLVNVGLNYLTLSRAAGSLSGGEAQRIRLATQIGSSLMGVLYILDEPSIGLHQRDNDRLIATLGHMRDLGNTLIVVEHDEDTMMAADYIIDIGPGAGIHGGQVIAQGTPQEIMKDPNSLTGEYLSGRKFIPVTSKRRPTDDRWLEIRGAKENNLKNVNVKIPLGVFTAVTGVSGSGKSSLVNEILYKSLARQLNKAVKVRPGLHKEIRGLDNLDKVIEIDQSPIGRTPRSNPATYTGVFDDIRDLFSKTNEAKVRGFQKGRFSFNVKGGRCEACRGDGIIKIEMHFLPDVYVPCEVCKGKRYNRETLEVKYKGKNISDVLEMTVEDATGFFQNIPRIHRKMQTLLDVGLGYIKIGQPGTTLSGGEAQRVKLASELYRRSTGKTLYILDEPTTGLHVDDIGRLLEVLHRLVDSGESVLVIEHNLDVIKTADYVIDMGPEGGSGGGTVLATGTPEKLITVAESYTGKYLKPILIRDTERTEALQLQTSETV, encoded by the coding sequence TTGGCGAACGAAAATATAGTAATCAAAGGCGCGAGGGCGCATAATCTCAAGAACATTGACGTAACGATTCCGCGGGACCGCTTCGTCGTGCTTACGGGACTTAGCGGCTCCGGCAAATCGTCGCTGGCGTTCGATACGATCTACGCGGAGGGACAGCGCCGTTATGTCGAGTCCCTGTCGGCGTATGCCCGCCAGTTCCTGGGCCAGATGGAGAAGCCGGACGTTGATTCCATCGACGGATTATCTCCGGCAATATCGATCGACCAGAAGACTACAAGCCGCAATCCGCGCTCAACGGTAGGTACGGTTACGGAGATTTATGACTATTTGCGGCTGTTGTTTGCCCGGGTCGGCCATCCTCATTGTCCGGATCACGGGATCGAAATTACATCACAGACCGTCGAACAGATGGTGGACCGGATTATGCAGTATCCCGAGAAGACGCGGCTGCAGATTCTGGCACCGGTTATTTCCGGGCGCAAGGGTGAACACAAGGGGCTGTTCTCGGACATCTCTAAGCAGGGGTTTGTCCGTGTGCGCGTTGACGGCGAGCTGCGGGAAGTCACTGAAGATATTCAACTGGAGAAGAACAAGAAGCATACCATCGAGGTCGTGGTTGACCGTATTGTCATCAAGGATGATATGGAGACTCGTCTGACCGACTCGCTTGAAACAGCCTTGAAGCTCTCGGGTGGACAGATTCTGGTTGATGTTATCGGCCAGGAAGAACTTCTGTTCAGTTCGAATTTTGCTTGTCCGGTATGCGGATTTAGTATTGAAGAGCTGGCACCGCGGATGTTCTCCTTCAACAGCCCTTTCGGCGCTTGTCCAGAGTGTGATGGACTTGGTATGAATATGGTTGTCGATCCCGATCTATTAATTCCGGATTCCGAGAAATCGATTGAAGAAGGAGCATTTCTGGCCTGGACCGGCAGTACATCGAACTACTACCCGCAGTTTCTGAAATCGGTCTGTGAGCACTTTAAGATTCCACAAAATGTTCCTGTGAGCAGCCTGACTCCCGAACACATGAACAAGCTGCTCCACGGCACAGGCAGCGAGAAGATCCGGTTCCGGTATGAAAATGACTTTGGCCAGAAAAAAGATGCGCTGGTTGCCTTTGAAGGAATTATTCCGAATCTGGAACGACGTTACCGCGATACGGCATCGGATGGAATCCGTGAGTTTATCGAAGGTTTTATGAGCGCCAAGCCTTGTAATGTGTGCAAGGGCAAACGGCTGAAGAAAGAAATTCTTGCGGTCACAATTAATGAGCAGAATGTAGCGGATGTTACGGATCTCTCGATTGGCGACTGTTTGAACTTCTTTGATAATCTGGTGCTTAGCGAGAAGGAAACGGCCATTGCCCATCTTATCCTGAAAGAGATTAGCAGCAGACTTGGCTTCCTGGTGAATGTGGGTCTGAATTATTTGACACTCAGTCGTGCGGCAGGTTCACTCTCCGGCGGTGAGGCGCAGCGGATCCGATTGGCGACGCAGATTGGCTCCAGCTTGATGGGCGTTCTGTACATCCTGGACGAGCCAAGTATTGGTCTGCATCAACGAGACAATGACCGGCTGATCGCCACACTGGGGCATATGCGCGATCTCGGCAACACATTAATTGTGGTTGAGCATGATGAAGATACGATGATGGCGGCAGACTATATTATTGATATCGGACCGGGTGCCGGTATCCACGGCGGACAGGTTATTGCCCAAGGGACGCCGCAGGAAATCATGAAAGACCCGAATTCCTTGACCGGAGAGTACTTAAGCGGACGCAAGTTTATTCCGGTTACGTCCAAACGGCGGCCAACCGATGACCGCTGGCTGGAAATTCGCGGAGCCAAAGAGAATAACCTGAAGAATGTAAATGTCAAGATTCCGTTAGGTGTCTTTACTGCAGTGACTGGAGTTTCCGGTTCCGGCAAATCGTCGCTGGTTAATGAAATCCTCTATAAGAGCCTGGCTCGTCAGTTGAATAAGGCTGTTAAGGTCCGTCCCGGCCTGCATAAGGAAATTCGCGGTCTGGACAATTTGGACAAGGTCATAGAGATCGACCAATCGCCGATCGGCCGTACGCCGCGTTCCAATCCGGCTACCTATACCGGGGTGTTCGATGATATTCGTGATCTATTCTCCAAAACCAATGAAGCCAAGGTGCGCGGATTCCAGAAGGGCCGCTTCAGCTTCAACGTCAAAGGCGGCCGTTGCGAGGCCTGCCGTGGAGACGGAATTATCAAGATTGAAATGCACTTCCTGCCGGATGTCTATGTGCCTTGCGAAGTATGCAAAGGCAAACGTTATAACCGCGAAACGCTGGAAGTGAAATACAAAGGCAAAAACATCTCTGATGTGCTGGAGATGACGGTAGAGGATGCAACCGGGTTCTTCCAGAACATCCCGCGTATCCACCGCAAAATGCAGACCTTGCTGGATGTGGGTCTTGGGTACATCAAGATTGGCCAGCCGGGAACGACGTTGTCCGGGGGTGAAGCACAGCGCGTGAAGCTGGCTTCCGAGCTGTACCGCCGCAGTACCGGCAAGACATTGTACATTCTGGATGAACCGACAACAGGGCTGCATGTGGATGACATCGGCCGCCTGCTGGAGGTGCTGCACCGCCTGGTGGATTCCGGCGAATCCGTTCTGGTCATCGAACATAACCTCGATGTGATTAAGACGGCAGATTATGTTATTGATATGGGACCGGAAGGCGGCAGCGGCGGGGGAACGGTACTGGCTACAGGGACACCAGAGAAGTTAATCACCGTTGCAGAGTCCTATACCGGCAAATACCTGAAGCCGATTCTGATCCGCGATACGGAGCGGACTGAAGCTCTGCAGCTGCAGACGTCGGAGACAGTATAA
- a CDS encoding DUF3656 domain-containing U32 family peptidase: MNEQGIRREDVELLAPAGDWECMRAAVANGADAVFFGVEKFNARARANNFRSEELPEIMAFLHSYGVKGFLTFNILVFENELADAKELIDACVDAGVDAVIVQDLGLVKMIREISPDFPIHGSTQMTITSPEAVEFTKPFGLERVVLGRENNLKQIRTIGEQARLPMEVFVHGALCVSYSGQCLTSEMWGGRSANRGECAQACRLPYDLMVDGEVKPMGDVTYLLSPKDLAAIDLMPELIEAGVTSFKIEGRLKTPEYVANVVSKYRKAIDRYFDGNWSPTSKEDIRELQQSFSRGFTHGFLEGTNNKKLVDGTFPKSRGVYMGTVEQILRDGVVCRIHAPLKRGDGIVFDAGDPTKKEEGGRVYDLRRKGVKLEGEAGEGWIIDIVPGRNDVDLRRLHVGDRIWKTNDPALDKALRQSYETEKPYRVFPVHVKVEGRAGEKLATWWTDVQKDVTVRVDSELLLETAQKRPMDAALLEEQFGRLGGTVFQLEALTSQLEGDVIVPMRELNSIRRQAVELLAGERPKPPVYVKRAVEIYSDASRRDVAASGDAELTVLCRSLPQVQAALEAGVRSIYADFEFIKQFPAAVDAVRAAGASITLATPRIHMPGENGYHANILRLQPDAVLVRNTGALYYYLRRRMEQPDAVHPRLIGDFSLNIANHKAVDLFLEAGCDVVTPSYDLNIQQMVDLLGRSDTSRMEVVIHQHLPMFHTEHCVYCTFMSEGTDYTNCGRPCEEQRASLQDRIGMSHPVRVDEGCRNTVYNAVEQSGAEYLNNFRELGVSSFRVEFLEETPEQVAEVISLYSRALRGEISGTQVWKSLKATNQLGVTRGQLVNAK; the protein is encoded by the coding sequence ATGAACGAGCAAGGAATACGCAGGGAAGACGTGGAGCTGTTGGCTCCGGCAGGTGACTGGGAGTGCATGCGTGCAGCGGTGGCAAACGGGGCAGATGCTGTCTTTTTTGGCGTAGAGAAATTTAATGCACGGGCCAGAGCAAACAACTTCCGCTCGGAGGAGCTGCCGGAGATTATGGCATTCCTGCACAGCTATGGCGTGAAGGGGTTTCTGACCTTTAATATACTGGTGTTTGAGAACGAGCTGGCAGATGCAAAAGAATTGATTGATGCCTGTGTAGATGCAGGTGTGGATGCGGTAATTGTACAGGATTTGGGGCTCGTCAAAATGATCCGCGAGATTTCTCCGGACTTCCCGATTCACGGCTCGACGCAAATGACGATTACTTCACCGGAGGCGGTGGAGTTTACGAAACCCTTCGGGCTGGAGCGTGTAGTGCTCGGCCGTGAGAACAATCTGAAGCAGATCCGCACGATCGGGGAGCAGGCCCGCCTGCCGATGGAAGTTTTCGTGCATGGAGCACTTTGTGTGTCCTATTCAGGGCAATGCCTGACCTCGGAAATGTGGGGCGGACGTTCCGCGAACCGCGGGGAGTGTGCCCAGGCCTGCCGTTTGCCGTATGACCTGATGGTCGACGGTGAAGTGAAGCCGATGGGTGATGTAACCTATCTGCTGTCTCCTAAGGATCTGGCGGCCATTGATCTGATGCCGGAGCTGATCGAGGCGGGTGTGACCTCTTTCAAAATAGAAGGCCGACTCAAAACCCCGGAGTACGTGGCAAACGTGGTGAGCAAGTACCGTAAGGCTATTGACCGGTATTTTGACGGAAACTGGTCTCCGACTTCTAAAGAAGATATCCGTGAGCTGCAGCAGAGCTTTTCCCGCGGCTTTACGCATGGCTTCCTTGAGGGAACAAACAACAAGAAGCTGGTTGACGGGACTTTCCCGAAAAGCCGTGGTGTGTATATGGGCACGGTGGAGCAAATTCTCCGTGATGGCGTAGTCTGCCGCATTCATGCTCCGCTTAAACGCGGAGACGGCATCGTGTTCGACGCCGGTGATCCGACCAAGAAGGAAGAAGGCGGACGCGTGTATGACCTGCGCCGCAAAGGCGTGAAACTTGAGGGCGAAGCCGGGGAAGGCTGGATCATCGACATTGTGCCTGGGCGCAACGATGTGGATTTGCGCCGCCTGCATGTCGGCGACCGCATCTGGAAGACCAATGATCCTGCGCTCGACAAGGCGCTGCGCCAGAGCTACGAAACCGAGAAGCCGTACCGTGTCTTCCCGGTTCATGTCAAGGTGGAAGGCCGCGCCGGAGAGAAGCTGGCTACATGGTGGACGGACGTGCAGAAGGACGTGACTGTCCGTGTAGACTCGGAGCTGCTGCTGGAGACTGCGCAAAAGCGCCCGATGGACGCCGCCCTGCTGGAAGAACAATTCGGCCGCCTGGGCGGGACCGTGTTCCAGCTTGAGGCGCTTACGTCGCAATTAGAAGGCGACGTGATCGTGCCTATGCGCGAGCTGAACAGCATCCGCCGCCAAGCGGTGGAGCTGCTTGCCGGCGAGCGCCCGAAACCGCCCGTCTACGTGAAACGGGCGGTAGAGATCTATAGCGACGCCTCCCGCAGGGACGTCGCTGCAAGCGGTGATGCGGAGCTCACCGTGCTGTGCCGCAGCCTGCCGCAGGTGCAGGCTGCCCTCGAAGCCGGCGTAAGAAGCATTTACGCCGACTTCGAATTTATCAAGCAGTTCCCGGCAGCGGTAGACGCTGTCCGGGCTGCGGGGGCCAGCATCACGCTGGCCACGCCACGCATCCATATGCCGGGCGAGAACGGCTATCACGCCAATATACTGCGCCTGCAGCCGGATGCTGTGCTGGTGCGCAATACCGGCGCGCTGTATTATTATCTGCGCCGCCGCATGGAGCAGCCGGATGCTGTGCATCCACGGCTGATTGGCGACTTTTCGCTGAATATCGCCAATCATAAGGCGGTGGATCTGTTCCTGGAAGCGGGTTGCGATGTTGTCACGCCTTCTTATGACCTGAACATTCAGCAAATGGTCGATCTGCTGGGCCGCAGCGACACCTCGCGGATGGAGGTTGTGATCCATCAGCATCTGCCGATGTTCCACACCGAGCACTGCGTGTACTGCACCTTCATGAGTGAAGGCACAGACTATACGAACTGCGGACGCCCTTGCGAGGAGCAGCGTGCATCTCTGCAGGACCGGATCGGCATGTCCCATCCTGTCCGCGTGGATGAAGGCTGCCGCAATACCGTATACAATGCGGTTGAACAGTCAGGCGCGGAATACCTGAACAATTTCCGCGAACTAGGCGTTTCTTCTTTCCGCGTCGAATTTCTGGAAGAAACACCGGAGCAGGTTGCCGAGGTCATTAGTCTCTACTCCCGTGCGCTCCGTGGGGAAATCTCCGGCACGCAGGTATGGAAGAGTCTGAAAGCCACCAACCAGCTTGGGGTTACACGCGGACAGCTCGTCAACGCGAAATAA
- a CDS encoding S1C family serine protease, which yields MGKWGKNMVKKSLGLLLCGVLLTGIGGGSLSAQGAPFPDGLQTAGNVSSSGKIKEIGSTLTGSKKSAASITDPVPQIIKEVSPSVVGIIGKYSEDRSNAPNDRFNLSHGSGIIVRANGWIITNAHVMKGLQNAVVVTSDAKSYSITNTYLDEVSDLALIKINAKALKPAKFAQSAASLQVGDKVIAIGTPISFSLRNSATVGVVSGLNRSVDAAYRLIQSDTAINPGNSGGPLVSMKGEVLGVNSLKFAAVGVENMGFSIPSDTVQYIMNQLFKYGEVKHPSLGLELEESWSALVGLPSQDPLTVTKVISAEADKAGILEGDVLYAINGHRVGSLVDVNELFKSYAPGAVVNLLMQSDGDIVTRKLTLGQGDPLINNEEADVEGDADGQAEE from the coding sequence CTGGGGAAATGGGGGAAGAACATGGTTAAGAAAAGCCTCGGACTGTTGCTGTGCGGAGTATTGCTGACAGGAATAGGAGGCGGATCGCTTTCTGCGCAGGGGGCACCGTTTCCGGATGGCTTGCAGACTGCGGGGAATGTATCGTCTTCAGGAAAGATTAAAGAAATAGGAAGTACCCTGACCGGCAGCAAAAAGAGTGCAGCCTCGATAACCGATCCGGTACCGCAAATTATCAAAGAGGTTTCCCCGTCGGTAGTAGGAATCATCGGCAAATATTCAGAAGATCGCTCTAATGCACCCAATGACCGTTTTAATCTGTCCCATGGATCAGGTATCATCGTCAGGGCAAACGGCTGGATTATTACGAATGCGCATGTGATGAAGGGTCTGCAGAATGCTGTGGTCGTTACATCGGACGCGAAGTCCTACAGCATCACAAATACGTATCTGGATGAGGTTAGTGATCTGGCACTGATCAAGATCAATGCCAAGGCATTAAAGCCTGCGAAATTTGCCCAATCTGCTGCCAGCCTTCAGGTTGGCGACAAAGTGATTGCCATCGGTACACCCATTTCCTTCTCGCTGCGAAATTCTGCCACGGTAGGGGTGGTCAGCGGTCTTAACCGTTCAGTGGATGCTGCCTATCGGCTCATCCAGAGTGATACAGCGATTAATCCAGGCAACAGTGGCGGTCCGCTCGTCAGCATGAAAGGCGAGGTGCTGGGCGTGAATAGTCTGAAATTTGCCGCAGTAGGCGTAGAGAATATGGGATTTTCTATCCCGTCTGATACGGTACAGTACATTATGAACCAGCTGTTCAAGTATGGAGAGGTAAAACATCCAAGTCTTGGCCTGGAGCTGGAGGAAAGCTGGTCTGCCTTAGTGGGCCTGCCCTCACAAGATCCCTTAACAGTTACGAAGGTCATCTCTGCGGAAGCAGACAAGGCAGGGATTCTTGAAGGGGATGTTTTATACGCGATTAACGGCCACCGTGTCGGCTCCTTAGTGGATGTTAATGAACTTTTCAAAAGCTACGCACCGGGTGCGGTGGTAAATCTGCTTATGCAGAGCGACGGCGATATTGTTACCCGGAAGCTCACGCTTGGCCAGGGCGATCCCCTGATAAACAATGAAGAAGCTGATGTGGAGGGTGATGCTGATGGACAAGCGGAAGAGTAA